The Megalobrama amblycephala isolate DHTTF-2021 linkage group LG7, ASM1881202v1, whole genome shotgun sequence genome window below encodes:
- the LOC125271382 gene encoding uncharacterized protein LOC125271382 translates to MPGSTLKICRSCNAHISVACKTCKRCGQKQQMKNSVKQSKEKINDKWVKNMKGGNNFCKLLNSANVLIHKMHALGRYLLLLLGKRNASGNFSTDVIVTDNSIVSPEEVSIETIKNIFTSLLKVKYSAQDSGDALDETCIQSMSSSEEKGDDPSGSTGEEVVTLVLTPVELSCEPSHKKRILEKTKANYVQSILLINNRNSF, encoded by the exons ATGCCCGGGTCCACACTAAAAATTTGCAGGTCATGCAATGCCCACATTTCAGTGGCTTGCAAAACCTGCAAACGCTGCGggcaaaaacaacaaatgaaaaattcagtaaaacaatcaaaagaaaaaataaatgacaagtGGGTCAAAAATATGAAAGGTGGAAATAATTTTTGCAAACTCCTAAATTCTGCAAATGTTTTG ATTCACAAAATGCATGCCTTAGGCAGATACCTGCTTCTTCTTTTGGGGAAGAGGAATGCATCTGGAAACTTTTCAACTGATGTGATAGTCACAGACAATTCTATTGTATCACCAGAGGAGGTGTCCAtagaaacaattaaaaacatttttacaagtcTTTTAAAAG tgaaatattctGCCCAGGACAGTGGAGATGCTTTGGATGAAACATGCATCCAAAGCATGTCGTCCAGTGAGGAAAAAGGGGATGATCCCAGTGGCAGCACTGGTGAGGAGGTTGTTACATTAGTGCTGACTCCAGtggaactctcatgtgaacccTCTCACAAAAAGAGGATCCTGGAGAAAACTAAAGCTAATTATGTACAATCTATTTTATTGATTAATAACAGAAATAGTTTTTAG
- the LOC125271370 gene encoding GTPase IMAP family member 9-like — MQRNSMQTPSTNLKIVLVGKTGSGKSSAGNTILGPQYPKYFNTDASPESVTKTCERRDVKIGDRNISVIDTPGQFDTSMSEQEMKTEIEKCVELSVPGPHAFLLVIEVRRFTVEEKSAVKWIQENFGEDAARYTIILFTHADQLKGKPLDDYISESNDLKAFVNNCGDRVHSFNNENIQNRSQVTELLEKIDMMVESNGGEHYTNEMYREAQKKVEWEAWKQNAKTALTYIVPGAVGAAGAAGVAAVGGPAGAVALAGRAATAVGGVIIGAVKSGLKF, encoded by the exons ATGCAGAGAAACAGCATGCAAACACCTTCCACAA ATCTAAAGATTGTTCTGGTTGGTAAAACTGGATCAGGCAAAAGTTCAGCAGGAAACACCATCCTGGGTCCACAGTATCCTAAGTATTTTAATACAGATGCTTCACCAGAGTCTGTTACTAAAACCTGTGAGAGACGAGATGTAAAGATTGGTGACCGGAACATCTCAGTCATCGACACTCCAGGACAGTTTGATACATCAATGTCAGAACAAGAAATGAAGACTGAGATTGAGAAGTGTGTAGAGTTGTCTGTTCCTGGTCCGCATGCATTTCTGCTGGTCATCGAAGTGAGGAGATTCACAGTAGAAGAGAAGAGTGCAGTGAAATGGATCCAGGAGAACTTTGGAGAAGATGCTGCACGTTACACCATCATTCTGTTCACTCACGCTGATCAGCTGAAGGGAAAACCATTAGATGATTATATCAGTGAAAGTAATGATCTCAAAGCTTTTGTTAATAATTGTGGTGACAGAGTTCATTCGTTCAACAATGAAAATATTCAGAACCGCTCTCAGGTCACAGAACTGCTGGAGAAGATTGACATGATGGTGGAGAGTAATGGAGGGGAGCACTACACCAATGAGATGTATAGAGAAGCCCAGAAAAAAGTTGAATGGGAGGCTTGGAAACAAAACGCTAAAACAGCACTAACATACATCGTACCGGGAGCAGTAGGAGCAGCAGGAGCAGCAGGAGTAGCAGCAGTGGGAGGACCAGCAGGAGCAGTAGCACTAGCAGGACGAGCAGCAACAGCAGTAGGAGGAGTAATAATAGGAGCAGTAAAATCAGGCTTGAAATTCTAG